The following proteins come from a genomic window of Canis aureus isolate CA01 chromosome 3, VMU_Caureus_v.1.0, whole genome shotgun sequence:
- the JUN gene encoding transcription factor Jun gives MTAKMETTFYDDALNASFLQSESGAYGYSNPKILKQSMTLNLADPVGSLKPHLRAKNSDLLTSPDVGLLKLASPELERLIIQSSNGHITTTPTPTQFLCPKNVTDEQEGFAEGFVRALAELHSQNTLPSVTSAAQPVSGAGMVAPAVASAAGGGGGGGGGFSAGLHSEPPVYANLSNFNPGALSSGGGAPSYGAAGLAFPAQPQQQQQPQQPQQPPQAPHHLPQQLPVQHPRLQALKEEPQTVPEMPGETPPLSPIDMESQERIKAERKRMRNRIAASKCRKRKLERIARLEEKVKTLKAQNSELASTANMLREQVAQLKQKVMNHVNSGCQLMLTQQLQTF, from the coding sequence ATGACTGCAAAGATGGAAACGACCTTCTACGACGATGCCCTCAACGCCTCGTTCCTGCAGTCCGAGAGCGGCGCCTACGGCTACAGTAACCCCAAGATCCTGAAGCAGAGCATGACCCTGAACCTGGCCGACCCGGTGGGCAGCCTGAAGCCGCACCTCCGGGCCAAGAACTCGGACCTGCTCACCTCGCCCGACGTGGGGCTGCTCAAGCTGGCCTCGCCCGAGCTGGAGCGCCTGATCATCCAGTCCAGCAACGGGCACATCACCACCACGCCGACCCCCACGCAGTTCCTGTGCCCCAAGAACGTGACGGACGAGCAGGAGGGCTTCGCCGAGGGCTTCGTGCGCGCCCTGGCCGAGCTGCACAGCCAGAACACGCTGCCCAGCGTCACGTCGGCGGCGCAGCCGGTCAGCGGCGCGGGCATGGTGGCCCCGGCGGTGGCCtccgcggcgggcggcggcggcggcggcggcggcggcttcaGCGCGGGCCTGCACAGCGAGCCGCCGGTCTACGCCAACCTCAGCAACTTCAACCCGGGCGCGCTGAGCAGCGGCGGCGGGGCGCCCTCCTACGGCGCGGCCGGCCTGGCCTTTCCCGCgcagccccagcagcagcagcagccgcagcagccGCAGCAGCCCCCGCAAGCGCCGCACCACCTGCCCCAGCAGCTCCCCGTGCAGCACCCGCGCCTGCAGGCCCTGAAGGAGGAGCCGCAGACGGTGCCCGAGATGCCCGGGGAGACGCCGCCCCTGTCCCCCATCGACATGGAGTCGCAAGAGAGGATCAAGGCCGAGAGGAAGCGCATGAGGAACCGCATAGCTGCCTCCAAGTGCCGGAAAAGGAAGCTGGAGAGGATCGCCCGGCTGGAGGAAAAAGTGAAAACCTTGAAAGCGCAGAACTCGGAGCTGGCGTCCACGGCCAACATGCTCAGGGAACAGGTGGCACAGCTTAAACAGAAAGTCATGAATCACGTTAACAGTGGGTGCCAGCTCATGCTAACGCAGCAGTTGCAAACGTTTTGA